The Janthinobacterium lividum genome has a window encoding:
- a CDS encoding MacB family efflux pump subunit — protein sequence MSEAASLGQAGESGQPPPLIELQGIRKRYGGHDGAPAVEVLRGLTLSIGAGEFVAIVGASGSGKSTLMHLLGCLDRPSDGTYRFAGQDVASLNPDELAWLRREAFGFVFQGYHLIATESARENVEVPALYAGMPAAARHARSEALLKRLGLGERLDHRPNQLSGGQQQRVSIARALMNGGRIILADEPTGALDSSSGAEVMALLGELADAGHTIILITHDRKVAAQARRVIEISDGEIIADSGAIAIPATSTALPPLDMSRAAHCAHDGGASLGTELLDAARAAWRVLWINRFRTGLTLLGIVIGVASVIVMLAIGLGTRQQVMAQLGAFGSNLLYMASRGESSRIPGRSITLADLDALKDVPGITHVLPNVTGNKVIRHGNLDVQTYVRGTGPALPQIQTWPLAKGGFFTEEDEREMATVAVLGAHLAEKLMPDVANPVGQSILIGNVPFQVIGVMSAKGALTGEKDEDDVLLLPFSTAGIRVFGQREPTYTVMAVADVKRVTEVEAAVDATMFERHRIRDYGISNAAASIAAEAKTQDNMTMMLSLIAAVSLVVGGIGVMNVMLMTVRERTREIGIRMATGARRRDILRQFLTEAVLVSVVGGVAGIVVGVTVAGLLLVWDVPVIFSLSAIAGAFACAVVTGLVFGFMPARKASGLDPVVALAGQ from the coding sequence ATGAGCGAGGCCGCATCATTGGGACAAGCAGGAGAGTCTGGCCAGCCGCCGCCTCTGATTGAACTGCAGGGTATCCGCAAGCGCTACGGCGGTCATGACGGCGCGCCGGCCGTGGAAGTGCTGCGCGGCCTGACCCTGTCGATAGGCGCCGGCGAATTCGTCGCCATCGTGGGGGCGTCCGGTTCCGGTAAATCGACCCTGATGCATCTGCTCGGGTGCCTTGACCGTCCCAGCGACGGCACCTACCGCTTCGCCGGCCAGGACGTGGCCAGCCTGAATCCCGATGAACTGGCGTGGCTGCGGCGCGAAGCGTTCGGCTTCGTCTTCCAGGGTTATCACCTGATCGCCACCGAATCGGCGCGCGAAAACGTGGAAGTGCCGGCCCTGTACGCGGGCATGCCGGCCGCCGCCCGCCACGCCCGCTCGGAAGCGCTGCTCAAGCGCCTGGGCCTGGGTGAGCGGCTCGACCACCGGCCGAATCAATTGTCGGGCGGGCAGCAGCAGCGCGTGTCGATTGCGCGCGCCCTGATGAATGGCGGACGCATCATCCTCGCCGATGAACCGACGGGAGCCCTGGACAGCAGCAGCGGCGCCGAAGTCATGGCGCTGCTGGGCGAACTGGCCGACGCGGGCCACACCATCATCCTCATTACGCATGACCGCAAGGTGGCGGCCCAGGCGCGCCGCGTGATCGAGATCAGCGATGGCGAAATCATCGCAGACTCGGGCGCCATCGCCATCCCCGCCACGTCGACGGCCCTGCCGCCGCTGGACATGTCGCGCGCCGCCCACTGTGCGCACGATGGGGGCGCGTCGCTGGGCACGGAATTGCTCGACGCGGCGCGCGCCGCCTGGCGCGTGCTGTGGATCAACCGCTTCCGCACGGGCTTGACGCTGCTGGGCATCGTCATCGGCGTGGCCTCCGTGATCGTCATGCTGGCCATCGGCCTGGGCACGCGCCAGCAGGTGATGGCGCAGCTGGGCGCGTTCGGCTCGAACTTGCTGTACATGGCGTCGCGCGGCGAAAGCTCGCGCATCCCCGGGCGCAGCATCACCCTGGCCGACCTCGATGCGCTGAAAGACGTGCCGGGCATCACCCACGTGCTGCCGAATGTCACGGGCAACAAGGTGATACGCCACGGCAACCTCGACGTACAGACCTATGTGCGCGGCACGGGGCCGGCCCTGCCGCAGATCCAGACCTGGCCGCTGGCCAAGGGCGGCTTCTTTACGGAGGAAGACGAGCGCGAGATGGCCACCGTGGCCGTGCTGGGCGCGCACCTGGCGGAAAAGCTGATGCCCGACGTGGCCAACCCCGTGGGGCAGAGCATCCTGATCGGCAACGTGCCGTTCCAGGTGATCGGTGTGATGAGCGCGAAGGGCGCGCTGACGGGGGAGAAGGATGAAGATGACGTGCTGCTGTTGCCGTTTTCCACGGCCGGCATCCGCGTCTTCGGCCAGCGCGAGCCGACGTACACGGTGATGGCGGTGGCCGACGTCAAGCGCGTGACCGAGGTGGAGGCGGCGGTCGACGCCACCATGTTCGAGCGCCACCGCATCCGCGACTATGGCATCAGCAACGCGGCCGCGTCGATCGCCGCCGAAGCCAAGACGCAGGACAACATGACCATGATGCTCAGCCTGATCGCGGCAGTCTCCCTGGTGGTGGGGGGCATCGGCGTCATGAACGTGATGCTGATGACGGTGCGCGAGCGCACGCGCGAAATCGGCATCCGCATGGCGACGGGCGCGCGCCGGCGCGACATCCTGCGCCAGTTCCTCACCGAAGCCGTGCTGGTGTCGGTGGTGGGCGGCGTGGCCGGCATCGTGGTCGGCGTGACGGTGGCCGGCTTGCTGCTGGTATGGGACGTACCGGTGATCTTTTCACTGAGCGCCATCGCCGGCGCGTTTGCCTGCGCCGTGGTGACGGGGCTGGTGTTTGGCTTCATGCCGGCGCGCAAGGCGTCGGGACTCGATCCTGTCGTGGCGCTGGCCGGGCAGTAA
- the ccsA gene encoding cytochrome c biogenesis protein CcsA encodes MQIYFFFIAALLYAVCAVLPSSRARLIAGLTGVAWLAHAATLWFDLMAPGTLRFGFSAMLSAALWVSVGAYWIENRNFSLDGLRRMVMPSAVIAIGLAWAFPGSQVSMEGKSAVFGWHIAVAVLAYSTLTIAAFHAVLMALQESRLHTRSESRGFIGTALDQLPALLTMEKLLFRMIGLGFILLSLTVLSGIVFSEQLFGKALNWDHKSVFTMLSWLLFASLLAGRRFRGWRGKTALSFTLAGFATLLLAYVGSRFVLEVVLHRGYA; translated from the coding sequence ATGCAGATCTATTTCTTTTTCATCGCCGCCCTGTTGTACGCGGTGTGCGCGGTGCTTCCCTCATCGCGTGCCCGGCTCATTGCCGGCCTGACCGGCGTCGCCTGGCTGGCCCACGCCGCCACCCTGTGGTTCGACCTGATGGCGCCGGGCACCTTGCGCTTCGGCTTTTCAGCCATGCTGTCGGCCGCGCTGTGGGTCTCGGTGGGTGCCTACTGGATAGAGAACCGCAATTTCAGCCTGGACGGACTGCGCCGCATGGTCATGCCCAGCGCCGTCATCGCCATCGGCCTGGCCTGGGCCTTTCCTGGCAGCCAGGTCAGCATGGAAGGCAAGTCGGCCGTCTTCGGCTGGCATATCGCGGTGGCCGTGCTCGCCTACAGCACCTTGACGATTGCCGCCTTTCACGCCGTACTGATGGCGCTGCAGGAATCGCGCCTGCATACGCGCAGCGAAAGCCGCGGCTTCATCGGCACGGCGCTGGACCAGCTGCCAGCCTTGCTGACGATGGAAAAGCTGCTGTTCCGCATGATCGGCCTGGGCTTCATCCTGCTCAGCCTGACCGTGCTGTCGGGCATCGTGTTTTCCGAGCAATTATTTGGCAAGGCGCTCAACTGGGATCACAAATCCGTGTTTACCATGCTGTCGTGGCTGTTGTTTGCCTCACTGCTGGCAGGCCGCCGCTTTCGCGGCTGGCGCGGCAAGACGGCCCTGAGTTTTACGCTGGCCGGATTCGCCACCTTGCTGCTGGCCTATGTCGGCAGCCGTTTTGTACTGGAAGTGGTTTTACACCGAGGATACGCATGA
- a CDS encoding PP0621 family protein, which produces MTRVLFWLALVFLVLFAIRSKIRGMQQRARAQQQQRPNPYAPPVRPQELPDAELMLCCAHCGVYYPASENVQAKGHDYCSHAHATL; this is translated from the coding sequence ATGACACGTGTTTTATTCTGGCTGGCACTGGTGTTCCTGGTGCTGTTTGCTATCCGCAGCAAAATCCGTGGCATGCAGCAACGGGCCCGCGCGCAACAGCAGCAGCGGCCGAACCCGTATGCGCCGCCGGTGCGGCCGCAGGAATTGCCGGATGCCGAGCTGATGCTGTGCTGCGCCCACTGCGGCGTGTACTACCCGGCTTCAGAAAACGTGCAGGCCAAGGGCCACGACTACTGCAGCCACGCGCACGCCACGCTGTAA
- a CDS encoding sigma-54 dependent transcriptional regulator, giving the protein MSSPSLSPHTVNSAGMPPAPQLSGNSLPMQALRAQIGRIARCGAPVAIRGESGTGKELAARAIHAQGARASFPFIAVNCGAIPEALMEAEFFGCRPGAYTGALHERQGLFQAAHGGSLLLDEVDDLPLAMQVKLLRVLQERRVRKLGGSTDEAIDVRILCASQHGLARGVAAGTFRQDLFYRLNVIELALPPLRERRGDLQVLCEVILARLSPGRAVSLAPPVLAALAAYAFPGNVRELENVLERALAFADGGVIAPDGLALPSAAGAMPLRAAPALPAVPERQLCLPGMAPHGVAHVLPLDVYLRQAERDMIMLALVQARYHRARAARQLGLSVRQLRYRMQKLTIQEALLDERMDDR; this is encoded by the coding sequence ATGTCCAGCCCCAGCCTCAGCCCGCATACAGTGAACTCCGCCGGCATGCCGCCGGCGCCGCAACTGAGCGGCAACTCGCTGCCCATGCAGGCGCTGCGCGCGCAGATCGGCCGCATCGCCCGCTGTGGCGCGCCGGTGGCCATCCGCGGCGAATCGGGCACGGGCAAGGAACTGGCGGCGCGCGCCATCCATGCACAGGGCGCGCGCGCCAGCTTCCCGTTTATCGCCGTCAATTGCGGCGCCATTCCCGAAGCGCTGATGGAAGCGGAATTCTTCGGCTGCCGCCCGGGCGCCTATACGGGCGCGCTGCACGAGCGCCAGGGCTTGTTCCAGGCGGCCCATGGCGGCAGTTTGCTGCTCGACGAAGTCGATGATCTGCCGCTGGCCATGCAGGTGAAGCTGTTGCGCGTGCTGCAGGAGCGCCGCGTGCGCAAGCTGGGCGGCAGTACTGACGAGGCCATCGACGTGCGCATCCTGTGCGCCAGCCAGCATGGCCTGGCGCGCGGCGTGGCCGCCGGCACGTTTCGCCAGGACCTGTTTTACCGCCTTAATGTGATCGAGCTGGCGCTGCCGCCGCTGCGCGAGCGGCGCGGCGATCTGCAGGTATTATGTGAGGTGATCCTCGCGCGCCTGTCGCCAGGCCGGGCCGTGAGCCTGGCGCCGCCGGTGCTGGCGGCCCTGGCCGCGTATGCGTTTCCCGGCAATGTGCGCGAACTGGAAAACGTGCTGGAGCGGGCGCTGGCCTTTGCCGACGGCGGCGTGATCGCGCCCGACGGGCTGGCCTTGCCGTCCGCTGCGGGCGCCATGCCGTTGCGGGCGGCGCCGGCACTGCCGGCCGTGCCGGAGCGGCAACTGTGCCTGCCCGGCATGGCGCCGCATGGCGTGGCCCACGTCCTGCCGCTGGACGTGTACTTGCGCCAGGCCGAGCGCGACATGATCATGCTGGCGCTGGTGCAGGCGCGCTACCACCGCGCGCGGGCGGCGCGCCAGCTGGGCCTCAGCGTGCGCCAGTTGCGTTACCGCATGCAGAAATTGACGATACAGGAAGCCTTACTTGATGAGCGCATGGACGATAGATGA
- the ampD gene encoding 1,6-anhydro-N-acetylmuramyl-L-alanine amidase AmpD, with the protein MSAWTIDEDGWCDGALRYDSPYHDARPDGAQVDLLVIHNISLPGGHFGGPHVSDLFTGRVDYNADPSFADLRGLQVSAHFFVRRDGALLQYVSTDQRAWHAGVSTFEGRPQCNGYSIGIEMEGADDVPFQRRQYHVLAALTAALVTRYGLSQVRGHEHIAPGRKTDPGPFFDWHFYQECWLETLRGQAALALTSRGLGFPSMP; encoded by the coding sequence ATGAGCGCATGGACGATAGATGAAGACGGCTGGTGCGACGGCGCGCTGCGCTATGACTCGCCATACCACGATGCGCGCCCTGACGGTGCGCAAGTCGATTTGCTGGTGATCCATAATATCAGCTTGCCGGGCGGCCACTTTGGCGGACCGCATGTGTCGGACTTGTTTACCGGCCGGGTAGATTATAATGCCGATCCTTCTTTCGCCGACCTGCGTGGCTTGCAGGTGTCGGCGCACTTTTTTGTGCGGCGCGATGGTGCGCTGTTGCAATATGTTTCTACTGATCAACGTGCCTGGCATGCGGGCGTGTCCACCTTCGAAGGACGCCCGCAGTGCAATGGCTATTCCATCGGTATCGAAATGGAAGGCGCGGACGATGTGCCCTTCCAGCGGCGGCAATACCATGTCCTGGCGGCGCTGACGGCGGCGCTGGTGACGCGCTACGGGCTGTCCCAAGTACGCGGCCACGAGCATATCGCGCCGGGGAGGAAGACGGATCCGGGGCCGTTTTTTGACTGGCATTTTTATCAAGAATGCTGGCTGGAAACCCTGCGCGGGCAAGCTGCGTTAGCGCTTACTTCGCGGGGATTGGGCTTTCCATCCATGCCCTGA
- a CDS encoding ribonucleoside-diphosphate reductase subunit alpha — MQSPQDISIHPTPVSPAPGAANSVASTGAALGDYRIIRRNGAVVAFEPSKIAIAMTKAFLAVNGGQGAASARIRELVEQLTDGVVAALVRRHPGGGTFHIEDVQDQVELSLMRSGEHDVARAYVLYRAKHMEERRLQKEAQGASAQVTAPQLNVTDNGVRRLLDMQEVRDLINAACAGLEKHVDADAILAETVKNLYDGVPVEELHKSAILAARALMEKDPAYSQVTARILLHTVRKEVFGKEVPQAAAAAEYLTYFPQYIAKGIANDLLNPVLASFDLERLAKAIVADRDLQFGYIGLQTLYDRYFLHIHDVRIEMPQAFYMRVAMGLSLNEADREARAIEFYKLLSSFDFMSSTPTLFNSGTLRSQLSSCYLSTVSDDLEGIYDAIKDNALLAKYAGGLGNDWTPVRALGAHIKGTNGKSQGVVPFLKVVNDTAVAVNQGGKRKGAVCAYLETWHMDIEEFLDLRKNTGDDRRRTHDMNTANWIPDMFMKRVMEKGEWTLFSPSETPDLHDLVGKAFEKAYLGYEAKAAAGEIRSFKKIAALDLWRKMLSMLFETGHPWITFKDPCNIRSPQSHVGVVHSSNLCTEITLNTGPDEIAVCNLGSVNMPAHMKEGKLDHVKLAKTIRTAMRMLDNVIDINYYAVDKARNSNMRHRPVGMGVMGFQDCLHMMRIPFASDAAVSFADTSMEAVCYYAYLASTELAEERGRYESYAGSLWDRGILPQDSVKLLAEERGGYLEVDSSSAMDWTPVRERIAKFGMRNSNCVAIAPTATISNIIGVSACIEPTFQNLYVKSNLSGEFTEINGYLVRDLKARDLWDEVMISDLKYFDGSLVKIDRIPQDLRDIYATAFEVSPSWLVEAASRRQKWIDQAQSLNIYMAGASGKKLDETYKLAWLRGLKTTYYLRTIAATHMEKSTSKTGALNAVAVDGGMSASAQSAQAAVVAAAAVAVAPVVTAAADDADGEACYLRPGDDGFEECEACQ, encoded by the coding sequence ATGCAATCACCACAAGATATTTCCATCCATCCAACGCCAGTATCGCCAGCGCCAGGCGCGGCCAACAGCGTAGCGAGCACGGGCGCGGCATTGGGCGACTATCGCATCATCCGCCGCAACGGCGCGGTGGTGGCATTTGAGCCTTCGAAGATCGCCATCGCCATGACCAAGGCGTTTTTGGCCGTTAACGGCGGCCAGGGCGCAGCCTCTGCACGCATCCGCGAACTGGTGGAACAGCTGACCGACGGCGTCGTCGCTGCGCTGGTGCGTCGCCATCCGGGCGGCGGCACCTTCCATATAGAAGACGTGCAAGACCAGGTGGAGCTGTCGCTGATGCGTTCGGGTGAGCACGACGTGGCGCGTGCCTACGTGCTGTACCGCGCCAAGCACATGGAAGAGCGCCGTCTGCAGAAGGAAGCGCAGGGCGCTTCCGCGCAAGTCACAGCGCCTCAGCTGAACGTCACCGACAACGGCGTGCGCCGCCTGCTGGACATGCAGGAAGTGCGTGACCTGATCAACGCCGCCTGCGCCGGCCTGGAAAAGCACGTCGATGCCGACGCCATCCTGGCTGAAACCGTGAAGAACCTGTATGACGGCGTGCCCGTCGAAGAGCTGCACAAGTCGGCCATCCTGGCGGCCCGCGCGCTGATGGAAAAAGACCCGGCCTACAGCCAGGTCACGGCCCGCATCCTGCTGCACACGGTGCGCAAGGAAGTGTTCGGCAAGGAAGTGCCGCAAGCGGCCGCAGCCGCCGAATACCTGACGTATTTCCCGCAATACATCGCCAAGGGCATCGCCAACGACCTGCTGAACCCGGTACTCGCCAGTTTCGACCTGGAACGCCTGGCGAAAGCCATCGTGGCCGACCGCGACTTGCAATTTGGCTACATCGGCCTGCAAACCCTGTATGACCGCTACTTCCTGCACATCCATGACGTGCGCATCGAAATGCCGCAGGCCTTCTACATGCGCGTGGCCATGGGCCTGTCGCTGAACGAGGCGGACCGCGAAGCGCGCGCCATCGAGTTCTACAAGCTGCTGTCCTCGTTCGACTTCATGAGCTCGACGCCGACCCTGTTCAACTCGGGCACCCTGCGCTCGCAGCTGTCGTCGTGCTACCTGAGCACCGTCTCGGATGACCTGGAAGGCATCTACGACGCCATCAAGGACAACGCCTTGCTGGCCAAGTACGCCGGCGGCCTGGGCAACGACTGGACGCCAGTGCGCGCCCTGGGCGCCCACATCAAGGGCACCAACGGCAAGTCGCAAGGCGTGGTGCCGTTCCTGAAAGTGGTGAACGACACGGCCGTGGCAGTCAACCAGGGCGGCAAGCGCAAGGGCGCCGTCTGCGCCTACCTGGAAACCTGGCACATGGACATCGAGGAATTCCTCGACCTGCGCAAGAACACGGGCGACGACCGCCGCCGCACGCACGACATGAACACGGCGAACTGGATTCCCGACATGTTCATGAAGCGCGTCATGGAAAAAGGCGAGTGGACCCTGTTCTCGCCATCCGAAACGCCGGACTTGCACGACCTGGTCGGCAAGGCCTTTGAAAAGGCCTACCTGGGCTACGAAGCCAAGGCCGCCGCCGGCGAAATACGTTCGTTCAAGAAGATCGCCGCGCTGGACCTGTGGCGCAAGATGCTGTCGATGCTGTTTGAAACGGGCCACCCATGGATCACGTTCAAGGATCCTTGCAACATCCGCAGCCCGCAGTCGCACGTCGGCGTCGTCCACAGCTCGAACCTGTGCACGGAAATCACGCTGAACACGGGCCCTGATGAAATCGCCGTCTGCAACCTCGGTTCCGTGAACATGCCGGCGCACATGAAGGAAGGCAAGCTCGATCACGTCAAGCTGGCCAAGACCATCCGCACCGCCATGCGCATGCTCGACAACGTCATCGACATCAATTACTACGCCGTCGACAAGGCGCGCAATTCGAACATGCGCCACCGTCCGGTCGGCATGGGCGTGATGGGCTTCCAGGACTGCCTGCACATGATGCGCATCCCGTTCGCCTCGGACGCCGCCGTGTCGTTTGCCGACACCTCGATGGAAGCCGTGTGCTACTACGCCTACCTGGCGTCGACGGAACTGGCCGAAGAGCGCGGCCGCTATGAATCGTATGCCGGTTCGCTGTGGGACCGTGGCATCCTGCCACAGGACTCGGTCAAACTGCTGGCCGAAGAGCGCGGCGGCTACCTGGAAGTCGATTCTTCGTCGGCCATGGACTGGACCCCGGTGCGCGAACGCATCGCCAAGTTCGGCATGCGCAACTCGAACTGCGTGGCGATCGCCCCGACGGCGACGATTTCGAACATCATCGGCGTATCGGCCTGTATCGAGCCGACGTTCCAGAACCTGTACGTGAAATCGAACCTGTCGGGCGAATTCACCGAGATCAACGGCTACCTTGTGCGCGACCTGAAGGCACGCGACCTGTGGGATGAAGTCATGATCTCCGACCTGAAATACTTTGACGGCTCGCTGGTGAAGATCGACCGTATCCCGCAAGACTTGCGCGATATCTACGCGACCGCCTTTGAAGTGTCGCCAAGCTGGCTGGTGGAAGCGGCTTCGCGTCGCCAGAAGTGGATCGACCAGGCCCAGTCGCTGAACATCTACATGGCTGGCGCATCGGGCAAGAAACTGGACGAGACCTACAAGCTGGCATGGCTGCGTGGCCTGAAAACCACCTACTACCTGCGTACCATCGCCGCTACCCACATGGAGAAATCGACCTCCAAGACGGGCGCCCTGAACGCCGTGGCAGTCGATGGCGGCATGTCGGCCAGCGCGCAGAGCGCCCAGGCGGCGGTCGTGGCGGCAGCAGCAGTGGCCGTGGCGCCGGTAGTGACAGCGGCAGCGGACGACGCCGATGGCGAAGCTTGCTACCTGCGTCCGGGTGATGATGGCTTTGAGGAATGCGAAGCCTGCCAATAA
- a CDS encoding ribonucleotide-diphosphate reductase subunit beta — protein sequence MSLSWDDETTSAAVPRPAQQAPLGNTELNLPAGAEPSEANAEQVARRVNADDKRIINGKTDVNQLVPFKYKWAWDKYLAGCANHWMPQEVNMQRDIELWKNPNGLTDDERRLVKRNLGFFVTADSLAANNIVLGTYRHITAPECRQYLLRQAFEEAIHTHAYQYIVESLGLDEGEIFNAYNEVKSIRDKDEFLIPFINTLTDPAFVTGTVENDQKLLKSLIVFACLMEGLFFYVGFTQILALGRQNKMMGAAEQYQYILRDESMHCNFGIDLINTIKMENPQLWTAAFREEIKDLFMKAVELEYAYAEDTMPRGVLGLNAPMFKGYLRFIANRRAQQIGIEPLFAQEENPFPWMSEMIDMKKERNFFETRVTEYQTGGALNWE from the coding sequence ATGTCGTTGTCATGGGATGATGAAACCACGTCGGCAGCTGTGCCGCGTCCGGCGCAGCAAGCGCCACTGGGAAATACCGAATTGAACCTGCCGGCAGGTGCCGAGCCGTCCGAAGCGAACGCCGAGCAAGTGGCGCGCCGCGTGAATGCCGACGACAAGCGCATCATCAACGGCAAGACGGACGTCAACCAGCTGGTGCCGTTCAAATATAAATGGGCATGGGACAAATACCTGGCCGGCTGCGCCAACCATTGGATGCCGCAGGAAGTCAACATGCAGCGCGATATTGAGCTGTGGAAAAACCCGAATGGCCTGACGGACGACGAGCGCCGCCTGGTCAAGCGCAACCTGGGCTTCTTCGTGACGGCCGACTCGCTGGCCGCTAACAACATCGTGCTGGGCACCTATCGCCACATCACGGCGCCCGAGTGCCGCCAGTACCTGCTGCGCCAGGCGTTCGAGGAAGCGATCCATACGCACGCCTACCAGTACATCGTGGAATCCCTGGGCCTGGACGAAGGCGAAATCTTCAACGCCTACAACGAAGTCAAGTCGATCCGCGACAAGGATGAATTCCTGATTCCGTTCATCAACACGCTGACCGACCCTGCGTTTGTCACCGGCACGGTGGAAAACGACCAGAAGCTGTTGAAATCGCTGATCGTGTTTGCCTGCCTGATGGAAGGACTGTTCTTCTATGTCGGCTTCACGCAGATCCTGGCACTGGGCCGCCAGAACAAGATGATGGGCGCCGCCGAGCAGTACCAGTACATCCTGCGCGACGAATCGATGCACTGCAACTTCGGCATCGACTTGATCAACACGATCAAGATGGAAAACCCGCAGTTGTGGACGGCCGCCTTCCGCGAAGAGATCAAGGACCTGTTCATGAAGGCCGTGGAACTGGAATACGCCTACGCGGAAGACACCATGCCGCGCGGCGTGCTGGGTCTGAACGCGCCGATGTTCAAGGGCTACTTGCGCTTCATCGCCAACCGCCGCGCGCAGCAGATCGGCATCGAGCCGCTGTTCGCGCAGGAAGAAAACCCGTTCCCGTGGATGAGCGAGATGATCGACATGAAGAAGGAACGCAACTTCTTTGAAACGCGCGTGACCGAGTACCAAACCGGTGGTGCGCTGAACTGGGAGTAA
- a CDS encoding YggT family protein, with product MLIVILTLIVDTIATLLGGVLLLRFWMQAVRVRPPSSVAQFTFQLSDWLVRPLRRVVPGVGGYDWASLIGAFLIVLLASSVLFISGHPVEVVLLKSLQRFLQWILYGFMALLIIEAIFSWVNPHAPLAPFVRALNEPLLRPIRKVVPLVGSLDLSLLVALILLQIAQVLVGMIIVVR from the coding sequence GTGCTGATCGTTATCCTTACATTGATCGTTGATACCATCGCCACCTTGCTGGGCGGCGTGTTGCTGCTGCGCTTCTGGATGCAGGCGGTGCGCGTGCGGCCGCCCTCGTCGGTGGCGCAATTCACGTTTCAATTGTCCGACTGGCTGGTGCGCCCCCTGCGCCGCGTGGTGCCGGGCGTGGGCGGGTATGACTGGGCCAGCCTGATCGGCGCCTTCCTGATCGTGCTGCTGGCCAGTTCGGTGCTGTTTATTTCCGGCCATCCCGTCGAGGTCGTGCTGCTCAAGTCACTGCAACGCTTCCTGCAATGGATACTCTACGGTTTCATGGCCTTGCTGATCATCGAAGCCATCTTCAGCTGGGTCAACCCGCATGCGCCGCTGGCGCCGTTTGTACGGGCCCTGAACGAGCCGCTGCTGCGTCCGATACGCAAGGTGGTACCGCTGGTGGGCAGCCTGGACCTGTCGCTGCTGGTGGCGCTGATCTTGCTGCAGATCGCGCAAGTGCTGGTGGGGATGATTATTGTGGTGAGGTAA
- a CDS encoding carbohydrate kinase family protein: MTKTSLICGSLATDTIMQFPGRFGESLLADQLHKVNVSFLVPTMRTEFGGCSGNIAYSLKMLGGDPRIVGVMGQDSAAYLERLQKLGISTANILIKADSYNAQCFVTADADNNQINAFHPGAMSFAHENPIANAGPAKVAIISPDGDQGMLKHAADLAELGIPFMFDPGQQLPRFNGEQLIDFINKATYVSANDYEMEMLMERTGLTLPEIASRLEALIVTRGEKGSEIYTDVKRIDIPVVAAKEVLDPTGCGDAYRAGLLFGITNDLGWETSGRLASLLGAIKIATQGAQNHVFTPESIAEQFEAAFGYRY; this comes from the coding sequence ATGACCAAAACATCGCTGATCTGCGGCTCGCTTGCCACCGACACCATCATGCAATTCCCCGGCCGCTTCGGCGAATCCCTGCTGGCCGACCAGTTGCACAAGGTGAACGTCTCCTTCCTCGTGCCCACCATGCGCACGGAGTTCGGCGGTTGCTCGGGCAACATCGCCTACAGCCTGAAAATGCTGGGCGGTGACCCGCGCATCGTCGGCGTCATGGGGCAAGATAGCGCCGCCTACCTGGAACGCCTGCAAAAGCTGGGCATTTCCACCGCCAACATCCTGATCAAGGCCGACAGCTACAACGCGCAGTGCTTCGTCACGGCCGATGCGGACAATAACCAGATCAATGCCTTCCACCCGGGCGCCATGTCGTTTGCGCATGAAAACCCGATCGCCAATGCAGGGCCGGCCAAGGTCGCCATCATTTCGCCGGACGGCGACCAGGGCATGCTCAAGCACGCCGCTGACCTGGCCGAGCTGGGCATCCCCTTCATGTTCGACCCGGGTCAACAGTTGCCACGTTTCAATGGCGAACAGTTGATCGATTTCATCAACAAAGCCACGTATGTGTCGGCCAACGACTATGAAATGGAAATGTTGATGGAGCGTACGGGCTTGACCCTGCCGGAAATCGCCAGCCGCCTGGAAGCGCTGATCGTCACGCGTGGCGAAAAGGGCTCGGAAATCTATACGGACGTCAAGCGCATCGACATTCCTGTCGTGGCCGCCAAGGAAGTGCTGGACCCGACCGGTTGCGGCGACGCCTACCGTGCCGGCTTGCTGTTCGGCATCACCAACGACCTGGGCTGGGAAACCAGCGGCCGCCTGGCCAGCCTGCTGGGCGCCATCAAGATCGCCACCCAGGGCGCGCAAAACCATGTGTTTACGCCTGAAAGCATTGCCGAACAGTTCGAAGCGGCGTTCGGCTACCGCTATTAA